One Manihot esculenta cultivar AM560-2 chromosome 6, M.esculenta_v8, whole genome shotgun sequence DNA segment encodes these proteins:
- the LOC110616744 gene encoding RING-H2 finger protein ATL13 — protein MEWVFLQNKESTNFSPSQQPFLLPQPPPQPNLDSYGFNLNNKISPSVLLIIIILAVIFFVSGLLHLLVRFLLRPPNRDADDLENVTALQGQLQQLFHLHDSGVDQSFIDTLPVFYYKAIIGLKNPFDCAVCLCEFEPEDKLRLLPKCSHAFHMECIDTWLLSHSTCPLCRGSLLPEFSPNGSFSPIVLLLESGSESSREIVTDRENNIGRTSSVLTTNSHLGLQGDNELGSSRVDNLHKSCEILTKDDSVPTIVVDSGKKVVPVKLGKFKNVDNGEGSSNANVDERRCFSMGSFEYVMDDNSSLQVAIKTPTKKQSSKKTSLPLTPGLRQAMSECDCESRREFSGFEGLKSVELNGFAASISNSNGNSVDRSKRESFSISKIWLRGDKEKQKSNGDSSRRAFSFRFPVNKNVVSDGDLKIKNGNSSAMRTNSEIGTGRWENRSSGLIFDEENQICNAKTPSFARRTLLWLVGRQNKVIHSTFTPDV, from the coding sequence ATGGAgtgggttttccttcaaaataaggaaagtaccaATTTCTCTCCTTCACAGCAACCTTTTCTTCTTCCTCAGCCACCTCCACAGCCAAATCTCGATTCCTATGGTTTTAATCTCAACAACAAAATCAGTCCCAGTGTATTGCTTATCATTATAATCCTAGCTgttattttctttgtttctggCTTGCTTCATCTTCTGGTTAGATTTCTATTAAGACCTCCTAATAGAGATGCGGATGATTTGGAGAATGTGACTGCTCTTCAAGGGCAATTGCAGCAACTCTTTCACCTCCATGATTCTGGTGTTGACCAATCATTTATAGATACCCTCCCTGTGTTCTACTACAAAGCCATTATTGGATTGAAGAACCCTTTTGATTGTGCTGTTTGTTTGTGTGAATTTGAGCCTGAGGATAAGCTTAGATTGCTTCCAAAATGTAGCCATGCCTTTCACATGGAGTGTATAGACACTTGGTTATTGTCTCACTCCACTTGTCCTCTCTGTAGAGGTAGCTTGCTTCCTGAATTTTCCCCAAATGGCAGCTTCTCTCCCATTGTTCTTCTTCTTGAATCTGGTAGTGAAAGCTCAAGAGAGATTGTCACTGACAGGGAGAACAACATTGGCAGGACCAGTTCAGTTTTAACCACAAATTCCCATCTGGGTTTGCAAGGAGACAATGAATTGGGATCGTCAAGAGTAGATAATTTACACAAATCATGTGAAATTTTGACAAAAGATGACTCTGTTCCTACAATAGTGGTTGATTCAGGGAAGAAAGTTGTTCCTGTTAAGCTAGGAAAGTTTAAGAATGTGGATAATGGTGAAGGAAGTAGCAATGCTAATGTTGATGAAAGAAGGTGTTTCTCTATGGGGTCATTTGAGTATGTAATGGATGATAATTCTTCATTACAAGTTGCTATAAAGACTCCAACGAAGAAACAATCAAGCAAGAAGACTTCTTTGCCATTAACTCCTGGCCTCAGACAAGCAATGTCTGAATGTGATTGCGAATCGAGAAGAGAATTCAGTGGCTTTGAAGGTCTTAAAAGTGTTGAACTTAATGGGTTTGCTGCTAGTATATCAAACAGCAATGGGAATTCAGTTGATAGAAGCAAAAGAGAGAGCTTTTCTATATCTAAGATTTGGCTTAGAGGGGACAAGGAGAAGCAAAAATCAAATGGGGATTCTTCAAGAAGAGCCTTCTCCTTTAGATTTCCAGTGAACAAAAATGTTGTCTCTGATGGTGATTTGAAGATAAAGAATGGAAATAGCAGTGCAATGAGAACTAATTCTGAGATTGGAACTGGAAGATGGGAAAATAGAAGCAGTGGGTTGATTTTTGATGAGGAGAATCAGATCTGTAATGCAAAAACTCCTTCATTTGCAAGGAGGACATTGCTTTGGCTTGTAGGGAGACAAAACAAGGTTATTCACTCAACATTCACACCAGATGTTTAG